The nucleotide sequence accattttatttCGAATCCAGGTGTAAATTTCTACATTACATTAATATTCGTTCGTTGTAGGTACTGAGAACGACAGCCAATGTCGAAGAATCCTCTGAACGACCTCGAATCCGGAGGAGGTTAGATTTAAATTCTTCACCTGATCTTGACGCTCCTGGGCCCTCAAATGAGGTTGGCAGCCAATTACTGAGAACAAAAGCCAATGTCGAAGAATCCTCTGAAGCACCTCGAATTTGGAGGAGGgtagatttaaatttttcacctgATCCTGACGTTCCTGGGCCCTCAAATGAGGTTGGTATTGATTTgtacaattacattttatatccgTTTTTGCACATTTTGTAACATTGTAATTAATCAAACTTTTTTTGCAGCCAGTGCGGAATGTGGCAAGAGAGTCTTACGAGATGCAGCAACTCAGAATGTTAAATTTTGAAGATGAAAGCGATTCTGTTTCACCTATACCCTCTCATGAGGTTAGTCAGTACAAGCCATGGATACCATTGTAATACCAAGTCAAATCTATAGTAGAGAATATTTGTCTATGTCAATAATTCCTATCTATCTAAATTGGAATTGTCCTAAACTTAATTCAATAAGAATAACTTAATTTCTACCGACATGTTTTTCAGGTCGTAAATACATATCTGACGTCTGAACTAGCTGAGGCTTTGGCAGTCGATTCAGGAAGTGAAGATGACGAAGAAGACGATCTTGATGAAAATGATTTACGCAGGATTTtggaaatagaagaagaagggGAAGAAATAGAAGAAAGAGGGGAAGAGGAAGTTATGTTAAATTATGATTTCACGTGGTCTCAAAATTTCGAAGAATTTACTGGTACAGAAGAGAGATTTGAAGTACAGCCAGGACCCACAGTGCAGGAAGATActccaattaaaatatttaaatccatCTGGGATAGGTCTGTAATGGAAAAAATTGTCAAAGAAACTAACTACTACGCATGGCAAAAAATTGCTGCTGCCGCCGAAGTCGAGGATGGTATTAAACCTAAATCCCGTCTCTATCAGTGGGAAGACACAACAGTAGAGGAGTTATACAAATTTTTCGGAATTATGATTTATATGGGAATATGCTACAGAAGCAGAATTGACGAGTACTGGACTACAGGCATACTAGGCATGCCAGAATTTAGAAAGCTAATGAGCAAAAACAGGTTCCTCTTACTGTTACGGTTTTTACATTTTGTTGACAACGATGAACTCGGTCCTAATATTCGCGGGTATGAGCGAAAGGTATCTAAAGTTGTTAATATTGTGGAACACTGCAACAAAAAATTTGGAGAAATATATATCCCACACAGAGCCATAAGTATTGACGAGTCGCTGCTGCTGTGGAAGGGACGCCTGAGTTGGATTCAGTGCATTCGTTCTAAGGCAGCACGATTCGGTATTAAAACTTATGAGCTCTGTGAGGCGGAAACCGGATATCTggtaaaattatacatatatgcaGGTAAAGGTGAAAATTCTGAACCTATACATGGCTTTACTGGCGCAACTTCAAAAGTCGTCCTCAAATTGATAGAAGATTATCTAGGAAAAGGCTATTGTCTATACatggacaatttttttaattccgttaGTCTTACACGGTTCCTGAAGCATAACCACACCGACGTTGTCGGAGTGTTAAATCGACGAAGAGTCGACACTCCGTCAGATATCAAAAACTTAAGCGAAAGACAATTGCAGCGGGGGCAGATTGTCTCTCGCCACTGTGGTGACGTAGCAGTAACGGTTTGGAGAGATGTCAAGCTTGTGACCACAATATCTACGTTTCATAAGCCCGAAACTGCTCCAGGCCGCCGAGCAGGAGTCACTTACGAAAAACCCATTGCAGTCcacagttataataaatacatgggGGGCGTGGACTTAAAAGACCAGAAGCTCTCCATGTATTTATTAGAACGAAAACGAGGGCTAAAATGGTATTTGAAAGTTTTTCGGCGCCTGCTGAACTGCAGTATTCTAAACAGTTATATCATACATAAATGTCGCAGCGCAGCAAATTACAGTCACAGGAAATTTCGTTTAATTCTAGCAGATGCACTCTGTAaggaacataataaaatacagcgCATAAGGCCTAATACCAGTGTGTCGTCCGGAGATAACAGTCGAAGCTGTAATGGACATGTCCCAGACTACATACCAGTTGACACAACAAACCGGACTAATAAACGTCAAAATCGCCAGAAACGAGGACGTTGTGTGCAATGCCTAGCTAACAAACAACGAAAGGAAACAAACATAATTTGCTCGCAGTGtaaagtgttcctgtgtgtagGCCAATGTTGGCGTACCTATCACGAATTATGAATAGACATAGACATGCAGAAGTCGTGGTGGCCTAGCGGTAGAGCGCTCGCCTCTCATACGGGAGGTCGTGGTTCAAATCCCGGCGCGGACCAATGATATTTTTCAAGTCCGTATTTTTCTAAGAAAAATTACCACTgactttaaacggtgaaggaaaacatcgtgaggaaaccagcaagTCGAAGAACCTAGCAAGTTTGAGGACTTGTGATATCCACCAACacgcactgggtcagcgcgGTGGATTATGATCCTGATTGGGTAGGCCATGCTCCTGCAGTGGAGTCGTTTAGAAcgaaggctgatgatgatagaCATGCATTCATGAAtatgaaaataactttatcgaTTCGAGTCGATTTGAATTTATGtagcattttttgtttttgtaataaaaccattccactatacctacttagttcacattgttttatttctaaactaaaataGTTACAGTAGGTGATACAataataaagtacaaaataaaatttaaaaattaaaaaaaatggaacatCCTTTGTACAAATATACATGGCTTTGCCGGAACGCGGATCCGCGCGTTCGTATCACTCTGTTTTTCGCGGCAGATAGCGTAATTGTCAAATGGCTGCGTCCGGCATACCAAAGGTTAACTGTCCATAAATGTAGAAGTGCTATTATACATTGGCTTAGGAATCTATCCTACAGTGAtgtagaaaagataataaaatgattcttcctacttcaacagatttttaaaaaaaaggcccaaactatagacatgcacataacacacatgcatatacacacacaaaaacacacacactcacaaacaattgcacacacacacacacacacacacacacaacacccgcactaaataagtcgccgcatgtttttattattttaattgactcttattctcttgtttttttttattggcatttactgtgttctacttttgtcttattggtgctatacatttattgttggaggtgggcgttaatggttgcgacacagtttatactactgcaacagttatcgtggcaccatgtttattgtgtcaattctgtacccttaccaatattctgaataaattaattctgaataaatgaacaGGTGCGCAAAATAGGGAACGCAGGCGTCGTGGTGCAGACCACATCCCCGTCGGCCGCTGACCGGCTCCGCAACGCAGCTCCAGCCACGCTTCGGGTGTCGGAGCCGAAGAAAGTGGCACCAAAGGTTTGTCTCCGGGGTATCGATGGCAACCCCGAGTCGGAGGAAGTGCTGCTGGCCCTGCACGACCAAAACCTGCGCGGCTCGGACTGGTTCCTCGAGGAACCAAGGGCCCAAACAAAGATCTTCAAGAAAAACGGCAGGTTCGGTACTACAACAGTTGTCTTGGAGTGCCCCTCGGACCTAAGGGAGGCGCTCCTAAATAAGGAGCGAATCTTCATCGGATGGCAGGCGGTGGAGGTCTGCGACTAACGGCATCATGTACGCCGGTGGCCACTCGAATAGTGTCGGTGAGGCCGTGGATAACCTGTTGTGCGCCCTGTGTCCGGACGATAATCCGGCGGAGGATACCGCGTACAACAGGGAGGTCCGGTTTGCGGCCTCCGTAATCCCGTCCGGCTCGGTCCCGCGTCAAACGTGCGGCGACTACCGGGATGGCGGTCCGATCCGGACGCACGACGGCGCGTTAGACGCGTCTCAGCGAGCTGCACCGATCCCAACCTGAATGGGAAAATTCAGACTTTTCTCCGagaaaaaatcgtgaaaaatctgaattttttttattttattttattttatttattaaggcccaaacagtatacttaatacttaaaattagtaaaaagaaaataacacatacaccaattaagtagccgctaataaatctaacgaaatacattaaaattgacagcaaacttataacataattatgaaactttagaatatgtataaaacacatattattgacagataatgtaaataagggaatacccttattaacaatatccatccaatccaagtggatatgtgaaaacataagtagaacttttacgtagaacaattagaattagaatttagaataaagatgtttttttaactgagcaagagtaagattaaataaatctaaatccgagaaattattattatagctttgagtatctctataaatataactattaagagcgtattttgatctgactaagggcaaataaaatttcgcctagatataatattttttggacaaacaaaaccaattctactaagtagttttggagtatcaatttcatttcttaaaattttaaacaaaaatactataTCACGAACCTGTCGACGAGCCTGGAGGGGTTTCAGACAGTCTGAAGTAAATGGATTATGCCTGGATCCCGAAAAACGATACCTCAAGTGCTTAGACAATTTGTTTTGCAAGTTAtctaacatattaatataaatattgtatctcGGATTCCAAACAACAGAGCAATATTTCAATAATGGTCTAACCAAAGAGTTGAAGAGAAGTATAAGagtattatagtttttaaattctCTTCCAACTCTCATGACAAAACCTAATAGACGGTAAGCCCTTGAAACAATATCCTCAATATgggttttaaatgttaatttagaGTCAAGTGTAACCCCTAAATCTCTTATAAAATGTACTCTTtctactaatatattattaagataataattccTTGtgattaaattcatatttttacgTGAAAATGAAATAACGTTACATTTTCTTACATTTAGCTGTAAACGATTCAAGTGACAATATGCACAAAATTTATCAAGATCATATTGTAGGGCATCACAATCAGCTtcgttgataattattttaaaaattttattatcatcagcGTATAGAAGACAActagaatttgaaaaaatttgGCAACATCATTTATAAAGATATCAAAGAAGAGAGGACCAAGATGTGAGCCTTGCGGGACACCTGATGTTATAGGCATGAATGATGAACAGAAACCTTTAACGGCGACTGCTTGGCTCCTATCACGCAAATAGGACTCAACCCAACGGAGTAGGTCACCATGAATaccaaacttaaataatttgacTAAAAGCAACTCATGACTAATTTTGTCAAATGCTTTTGAATAATCAGTATAAATGCAATCCACTTGGTAACCACTATCCATAGCTAAAATAATTTGATCAATAAACTCACACAAGTTAGATTCAGTTGATTTTTTACTAACAAAGCCATGTTGCTCATTAATTATGCGAGGTCGGACTCTACTATATATGGagtcataaattattttctcaaaCAACTTTCGAGAAAGTTTCGAGATTGGGCGATAATTTTCAATGTTGTGCTTGTCACCAGACTTATAGACTGGTATGATAAATGATTTCTTCCAGATGTGTGGCATTTTGCCCATATTTAATAACAAGTTAAAGAGAACAGATAACTCGACGGATAGGTGGATGCGACATTCTCGTAAAAATTTTGGTGGTATACCATCAGGACCGGTACCATTTACAGAGTTCAAATTTACAGTGTTGTTACATTCTGTTTCTTCTGGAGCGCTAGTAGACCCGTCAGATTCAAAAACAGAATggaagtatttattaaacaaatcacAAATCACACTACCTTGGGATGAAGACTGATTACCAAAATACATCGTATCaggaaaataagaaatattattcttaCGACTTAACATAGctccaaaaatatttactattaataCGAATTTTTTCTTCAGCACGACGACGGTAAGAGATTAGACATGTTTCTTGCATATTCTTTTGCCGCAATCTTAGGAGGGAAAAGGTGTCATAGGCATCAAAATTACCGTATAGCTTCCATTTACGGTGGAATTTAAGTTTCTCATTAACTATCTTAATGAGAGGCTTACTAAACCACAtaggatacttattattatcgtaaacttttttagatggaatatacttttgtataatatcatttattatatcataaaaacaTGATACAGCCATATCAATATTCcccacatttaaaatatcaatccaATCGATACCGGCAAGAGCagaattaatttcattataatcgGCAGCATGAAATAAGCGTACAACCCGCGGTTGAGAACTAAGTTGTGGCTCCGACCTAACAAGATGGCGATCAATGATGACGATCAATGGCAGCCAAACAAAAATCAGTGGTggaaacattacacttaaaattAGCAATCACCAAATCTAGAATCCTACCCTTGTCGTTTCTTATTGAGTTAAACTGTTGTAGACTATTAAAGGATAAGAAAGACGAAAGGGACTCAATTAAAGGATTAGATATGTCACAGTAAAGGTTCATTGTCATCCTTCGAATCAGTCCACTGGGCCTGACCAATATTGAAATCCCCTATGATTATAAATCTATCATCAGGATGTTCAAGAACAATATTACTAACCTTCTAAAAGAACTCAGTCAAAGCATCAAACAGTAAAGAACATGGTGGAAAGTAACAGATGAACAAACGATAACGAAGTTTTAGGGACCCCTCACCAACTGTAATAATAAGAGTCAATATATCACCTACGGCATTAAAAGAAGGTATGCAAGAAACATCAGACACTTTAAGACTACAACCGATTGCAATTTAAACCCCCCCACCCAGCGAGTCAACACGCAGATCATAGTTCTTGTCACATCTGTAAACATTATAACGTTCATCAAAAAGTTCTGAACTATTAATACCAGGCAGCAGCCATGTCTCTGTTAGTAGAATTATATCAGAATCACAAGTAAGCATACTCGAGAAAAACGACTGTGTTTTTGTTCGCAGGCCTCGTACATTTTGGTAATATATTGTGATTTTAGAATGACCCTTTAACATCAACTtggtttacataaaataaattactcaaATTCAGGGTTGAAATTGACACTTCAATAACAAACATAAAGGaatgaaaagttttataataataaggatacataaagatgaaaaaaaagttaatctgAATTTTAGATCTATTTGTCCATTCAAATAAGTGCTTAAAGATTGATTTAtgagctaaataataaaaattacaaatcatcaccaaaaaatcataataaaaaagtattatgacGTAACTTACCCATGCCAAGAGCTTAGTAAAAATTGTCCTATTAACCATGGTATAAAAATCCCCAGACATAGATACCATCACTAAACCTAAGTTTTGTAATAGCTCTAACACCATTAGATAAAAAGTTAGAGTatgaatcataaaataaataatataaagagcaACTAAAAAACAGCAGCAACATCATCCACCTATAAACATCCAGTTGCCAGGCACAGTCATCCTGTTTCATAGGAGAGTATGATTTAAGTCTTGGAACCTTGGTACTGCACCAATAAGGGTTTGTGGGCAAATGCCCCACATAACAACCACAGCATGTTTGATTTGTATTCTCTGAAACAAATTCTTTATAACAAATGACACATAGTATAACAAAGATTAACTTGTGAcctaagttataaaaatccctACATACATTGAAGCTATCATTACACCCGAGAATCAAAATACCTCTTAAACCCCTAGATAACGTATAAAAGGAAGATAAATGTAACAAGTAAAGACAAAAAATGCATCTAATGAACGTCAACATCAACCCCAGTACCACCTAGCCATTGCCTGGCACAGGCATGATCTCCCTTTGCAGAGAGCAATCTGGAGCTTAAACCCACCACATGTATTATTTTGTCCAgaacattaacaaaataaattgtaactatTATTACTTCCTTAAGGATCATAAAAAATACCATGTAATAAACAAGGTAAGAATATACATAACTTATACACTTTACAATTACCAAGTTACATATAggctttaaaatgaaaaaaacaactatcaaaaaataataaaattaagactACTTGAAAAACATGAATAAGGTATGAACATAATATGACAAATCTCAGTACAGGGAGCATTGTAACAAATGCTTCATaaacataatgaaaataataataagcccaatcaaaaaacaataaatcacTTATTTTATACTGTTTAAATCTTGAGCAGATAAGATATTTATAATAGGGCTAGTATCATCACGACGCACTAGAATACAACAATGCTTGACCCAAGTATATTTAATCTCCTGGGCACGTTTTTTGGCCTGTTGTAGGAGAACTTTATTAGCACGAGTTAAGTGGTCCTTAAAATAAACCGAAGAGTTGCTCCCAACAAATCCAATCTCAGTTGCTTGTAGATTTTTGAGCTTACGGAGGCGATTCAGGCAATTGTCTTTCTTGTGGCGGGCTAAAAATCTCACTCTAAGTTATTAATACTAGGAGCAACACGGGTCACAAAATCAATGTCAATATCCGGGTTTATAGGGAAATCAGCTTTTAGACAGAGTTCTTTTAAGATAACCAATAGGTTTTCTCCCTTTTTCTCAGGGACCCCAATGATTTCTATATTGGACCTCCTAGCCCATTGTCCTTTTGTGTTCAGTTCAGTTTCAATTTTATTCAAAGATGTACAAACAGCATTAATTTCAGACTTAGTagactttaacatttttaaatttatttctatgttGTCCACCCTTTTGGAAATTTCTTCATATTTGGCACTGAACATCTCAAAAGAGGATTTGAACTCTGACAGATCAACCTTTATACTCTTAAGTTCCTTGCCTATCGACTCCCTCAATAAGTCATTAATACCACATGCCATTGATTTAATTTCAGCGCGAATTAAGTCTTGCATCGCATAAACAGACACCATAGTCTCACTATCAGAAAACAGAGTTACAGGAAAGGCAGGGGGGGTCCACTTTGTCACACAATCCCGGTATTTTGTTTTGCACCGGTGTATTACTGTTATCTCCTTTCGGTCGCGAAGCCACGCAAGCTGGGTAAACCCACTTACTCCGCACGGCTGGTGAGTCCTCTTGGAGTTCCACACATTCTAGGTGATACAGATATGAACATTGGGCTAGTGAACATTTCACTCGCTTTTGGGTAACAATTACTTTCACATTGCAAACGTAGCAGACGGACATGATCAAAGTCGGCtttgatattgttttattaattgctaGCAACCATATAGTAGTGTCTTTGCTTGTTGCCGCCAACAGAAAAGCAATAGCGGGTACTATAGAAAACTTAAACAATTTCTCACTCGTCCAATTAACGTAGAATTTGGACACAACTCACTAAATTCGTTATCTAACGGCacaagtaatatattaattttaattacggaGTACTAAATATcctaattaaaagaaaataatattaattacagcGTACACACACAGAGCAATGCACGCCGCGTATGACATTTACTGTCAAGTTACGTGCGGCGACTACCGGGATGGCGCGTAAAAATAGGCGGCAGAGAGGCGCAGTTGAatcaaaatttttgaaatgaGCAAATTGAAGAAGCCTATGTTTATGAGAGAAAAACCTGTAAATTTACGGTGTTTATATAGACCTTAGGTGGACTTTTTGTGAAGCAAAAATTAGGTTTTTCGCGTTTTTCTCTGCGAGCGTTCGTCCGATCCGGACGCGCGACGGCGCGTTAGACGCGTCTCAGCGAGTTGCACCGATCCCAACCTGAATGGGCAAATTCAGACTTTTCTCCGagaaaaaatcgtgaaaaatcTGTGGACGTGCCGTTAGAAGTCGTTAGcccattcaaattcaaatttaaaattcatttttttcaagtaggcctaattaataagcacttatgaaacgtcaagtctgtttgtagtgactctaccaccggttcagaaggccgATTCCGGCAAgaatcagcagattgctcttttccaacatcattttaaagtttaaaatgatTAAAGAGTTTTAATCGTTTTGACATTTCAAAGAAGCATATATACACCGCTTTAACAAATAGAAATACAACTTTATGActactcaaaattcaaaattcatttattccatgTAGGCCTAATGtaagaacttttgaaatatcaaatctgtttgtagtgactcgaaaagcagattctaccgagaagaagcccggcaagaaactcagcagtttctacTATCCAACATCATCTACTATAAAGTTTGCCAAAGTTCTGGTTCTCTTATTTAATCATGGCTTTGTTAGAAAAAACAAGCAAATAGCAATCAATTGTGATAGCTGACATGGTGTTAACAAGGATGCCTAACGGCAACTATTATAGCAGAGAAAAAACAGCAGACATACAATGATtggtaatgttaaaaaaaatttaaatattttatattaatttgaatataaaggGGTTTCTTTTTTGATTTTCGAATTTTTTTAACAAGGCAACTAAAACGTGAAGCTTACTaagctttacttttaaaaatacatcaatCCAGTGTTATGCATGTACCGTGTACAAGCTCCATTATTTCCTGCTATGAGATGTGCCCAAAGAcattgacataaataaataaatatactactacaatacacacatcgcaatctagctccaaaataagcgttagcttgtgttatgggtactaagataactgatgaataatatacataaatacttataatatatatataaacacccagccactgaaaatcattcatgttcatcacactaactttttccagttgtgggaatcgaacccacggccttggacttagaaagcagggtcgctgcccactgcgccaatcggctgtctaacaTTTATACATGGCAACAAGCTGGGCAGCTCAACTCATTCATTTCACTTTTTGAGAGTTAGGCTCTTACGTCGAATGCGTTTTGAAATTTTATccacaaaaggtaaataaaaatcaactcACCCTAACGAATTGTGATAGTATATTTGGAGGAACGGGTTTGTCTTTTTTTAGTAAATGGCATATCAGGTATCCTATTCCCCGAATACCATTACAAACGATAGGTATTTTATCACTGCTCAAGTATCCTAACAAGGCTTTATCAATTTTCTCTTCGAAATGATCCTGGTATATTTGATCCGGGGTTTCTTTTAACGCAACGAATAGAGCGCACGAGCGTCCATGGGTCAGTAACCAGTCTTCGTTTGCTTGTGTGGACTGTGACGTGGGGTTCCCGCTGCCAGTACATGGTGCAGTAGCGCTGCGTCTCTGTGCGCCGTCGGCAGACAGTGTAGTAGAGCCCCGAGGCACCCGCCGGCTCCGCTCCGAGGCGGATCTTCCGGGTGCGCGAGCAAGGCTGGGCACGTTAACATGGCTAGGACTGTGAGGGCGAGCTGTTCTGACATCTTGTCTCCTCCATTTGTTATTACACTTCGCAATGCTTGCAGCATtgtttctagaaaaaaaaaaccattcatCATCTTAAgcatcttattttatttgttaaatttgaTGTAAATCGGTTTTAGTAAAAACGTATGATACATATTGACCAGAATTTCATAAAGACAAAGTAATGGGCAAAatagaaatacattatttaatacataagaTGGCTccttttatcatttttaaaactaataattcgATTTAGAAGAAAGATCTAGGcagtaaaaatatcaaattggGTAAAGATAAGACAAAAGTTCCAACGCCAAGAAAGTCAATCCTTCATatcattaaaactttaaatacctTTGACACTCAAGTCATCTGCATTTTTGACTCCATTGTGAACTTCAAGGAACAGGGGGTCAGCACGCGTGTGGATGAGGACGAGTTGTGAGAGCGCGAGGCCAGCTTTGATGCGGACGGGGCGGTTGGCATCGCTGAGGCCTTTGACGAATGTGGTCTGGAGTTGCGGCAGGAACTGTTTGAGCATCACTCCAACCTGGAACCAAATGAGTGATGCATAAATTAACAATCATCTATTGAAATAGACTAAAAGCCCCAAGGAGAGGCTCGACTAACCAACAACTTAGGATAGGAACAACATGGACAACTAAGTATGGACATGATTCTGTATTAAAGTTATTAGAAATTCCCATGGAGGTtgtagtttaaattattgctcaaACGTCAAGACGAAGACATACCTTTGACAGGAGTAAAGCCAGTGTCTCCAAAACTGCAGCTTTGACGCTCGAGTTAAACCTGTCTCCGAGGATTCTGATCAGTGGCCCGGTGATGTGAACCACGGACGGTTGTATGGCGGCCGCGGTCGTCAGTTTGATAATTTCGCCCAACATGAGCGCTGCGTTCTCTTTCTCTTCCGGTAGACCGTTGAGAATAGCTTCTCGGAACAATGGCAGAATTGGTGCGATGCCCtgcagcaaaaataaaatacacaaataaaataaagaagaaaaggtacaataggcggccttatcacttaaaagcgatctctgccagcctaccaggcaacctacaggtttagggtgtacacaaaataatacctaaataataaacattaattactaaaataaataaataataataataaacaaaataaaatatatttccttcATATACATactcattataatataaaaaatataatagaatattatattttttatattataatgagtatgtataatataatttatatattgttcCAAAATAGTGTTCACGAGTAGTACCTTAGGTAAGCAAAATCCTGGCAACGGTTCGCCCTTGAGATCTGCAGCCGCGTACCGCACCGCCTGCCTCACTTCCTGGTGAGCGCCGACAGCGCCTCCCGCGCCGTCGGCAGCAGCAAGCCGCACAGCAGCGCGCCCGCCTCGCCGCCGCCCGTGCGCTCGCAGTCCATCAGCGTGTCGATTATGCTGCAAGCGACAATATCTGTAACGGCTTTTATTATTCATGCAACCGGCCGCTTGGCGACCATTACGCTAATAATGAATTATAATGAGAGGGTAGGCCCTTCTCCTTCCTGATGTTCGTTTCCTTTAGCCATGAGACAAAAAATCTGCACGTTTAAA is from Pararge aegeria chromosome 19, ilParAegt1.1, whole genome shotgun sequence and encodes:
- the LOC120632037 gene encoding piggyBac transposable element-derived protein 4-like, whose product is MESNVRNTTPPEWEATQPIVGMEIQISPNGSLYARPDKTVYMEKSLSGSLHVLRTTANVEESSERPRIRRRLDLNSSPDLDAPGPSNEVGSQLLRTKANVEESSEAPRIWRRVDLNFSPDPDVPGPSNEPVRNVARESYEMQQLRMLNFEDESDSVSPIPSHEVVNTYLTSELAEALAVDSGSEDDEEDDLDENDLRRILEIEEEGEEIEERGEEEVMLNYDFTWSQNFEEFTGTEERFEVQPGPTVQEDTPIKIFKSIWDRSVMEKIVKETNYYAWQKIAAAAEVEDGIKPKSRLYQWEDTTVEELYKFFGIMIYMGICYRSRIDEYWTTGILGMPEFRKLMSKNRFLLLLRFLHFVDNDELGPNIRGYERKVSKVVNIVEHCNKKFGEIYIPHRAISIDESLLLWKGRLSWIQCIRSKAARFGIKTYELCEAETGYLVKLYIYAGKGENSEPIHGFTGATSKVVLKLIEDYLGKGYCLYMDNFFNSVSLTRFLKHNHTDVVGVLNRRRVDTPSDIKNLSERQLQRGQIVSRHCGDVAVTVWRDVKLVTTISTFHKPETAPGRRAGVTYEKPIAVHSYNKYMGGVDLKDQKLSMYLLERKRGLKWYLKVFRRLLNCSILNSYIIHKCRSAANYSHRKFRLILADALCKEHNKIQRIRPNTSVSSGDNSRSCNGHVPDYIPVDTTNRTNKRQNRQKRGRCVQCLANKQRKETNIICSQCKVFLCVGQCWRTYHEL